The Pseudogulbenkiania sp. MAI-1 sequence AGGTCCAGTAACGGGGCCGGTACGCCCATGCCCACCTTGCCGGAAAACTGCATGAGGTCCTTGCCGGTGTCGGGCGCGCTGACGGCCCCATCGAATCGGCTGCCTTGCAGCGAGAAACGGATTGGCGTGACGAACTTAGGATAGCCCCAAATTTCCTTTCCCGCCGCGCAGGCTGCCGGCGTGGTGACCGGCAGATCGATCACGCAGAAGCCGACCGCGGCTTTATCCAGGCTGTTGAGCATCGAAAGCATGGGAAAGGAGGGAACAGCGGTCCCCTTGGGCACCGCGGCAATCGCAACGCCCACCTCGTTGTAATCCGCAATGGAGGTTTCGCGGTATTGATAAAAAGCCACGACCGCCAGCGCCTTGCCGCCGAAAAACCGCACGGCCTGCATGCCTTGACCGGCCACCAGGGCTTGCGCCTTGTCGTAATCCACCCGGAACATGGCCATCAGCACGGAGTTGTCGTAGTACAGGATCGGCATGTCCACGCCTCCTTCCGAGGTCATGAGTGGGGTACGCGGGTACTGGAAAAACATGTCTTTCTGCCACACGGTATGGCTCATGGTCATACTCCTACGTTCTGATTGAGGTCCAGCAACTGTGCTTGCCAATCTTCGATCAGAGACAAACGGTTGATCTGGTTGGTCCCTTCGAAGATCCGGGTCAGGCGCACATCGCGGAAAATCTTCTCCAGCTTGTGCTCGTGCAGGCCGCCGTGGTCTGCCAACAGGTCCAGCCCCATCTCGCACACGTGCTGGGCGCGGTCGGTGACGTGGAATTTGCATAGAGAAGCGTTCAACTGGCGCGGCCGCCAGGCCGCTTTGGCCTCTTGCCATATCAAGCTGCGCATGGCGCGGGTTTCCGCCACCATGGTGGCCAGATGCAATTGGACATCCTGGTAATGGATCAGGGGCTTGCCGCCCAGGCGGTAACGCCGGGCAAACTCGATGGCGGTCTCGGTGGCGGCGCGGGCAAAGCCGAGGCCCATCGAGGCCACCGGGATGCGTGAGGCGTTCAGGGTGGCCCGATTGAGCGCCCAGCCCTTGCGCAGCCCACCGATAACCCGGTCGCCGGGGACGAACACGTCAGTCAACTCGATTTCCGCCGCCCCCGAGGCGCGCATGCCCATCTTGAGTTCGGTGCGTACCACCTTGTATCCGGGCGTCGAGCAGTCGACGTAAAAGCAGGTCCAGGACTCCATTCCCTCGCCCTGCAGCGCGGCAAACACGGTAGCGCTCTTGGCCAGGTCACCGCCGCTGATGAAGCATTTACGACCATTGAGCAGGTAGCCGCCTGCGGTCGGCGTAGCGACCACGCCCGGGCGATAGACTTGGGCCCCATGGCCTTCTTCCGCATCCGAGCCGGCACCCGGCTCCGTGATGGCGAAGGCGACCAGGTGCGGCTCCCCGCGTTCGCAGCTACGGTAGACCGGCAACAGGTGGCGCAGGATAGTGCCGGCCTCGCCGGACAGGATCAGGGGCATGCAACCCAAATGGTGGGCCGACAACAGCAGCATCAGCCCGCCGCACGCGCGGCTGAACTCTTCAAGCACCAGGCAGCTTTGCCAGATCGGGGCATGGGGGACCGCCCGCCACGGCATGTTGCCGAACGGGGCCGGCATGAAATAGCTGAGCCATCCTTGCTTGCCGGCAGCGCGCATGATCTGTTCGGCCAGAGGGTGGCACTGCCCGGCCGGCAGGTGTGGCGCCAGGTCCAGCTCGTGCGCCGCCGGGGCAAGATATTGCTCGGCAAAGGCACGAGCGCGCGCGCGTAGTTTGCCCAAGGCTTTGGGGAGCCTATGGAAATCTGTCTGCCACAGGTCGTCAATCGGGTAGTGCGTCAAGGTGCGCCCGATCAGCGGTAGATTGGCATACTGCCAATGCGGCGACAGCCGGTGGTCGGCAGGCAAGTGCCCGTCAAGGGAGTGAACGTGGGTAGTCATCAGTAGGCTCCATACCATCCGGCCAGGAACGAAGGGATATCGCGCACTCCCCCTGACGTGAACTTGAGCATGTTTTGATCGCGCACCAGTTTTTCCGGACCGGCATCGCGCATGTAGCCGATGCCGCCATGGATCTGGATCACTTGGTTGGCGGCGTGACAGAGCGCGGTGCCGATACTGGCGCGCGTTGCCGCCACGCTGCCGAGGTCCAGTTCGTCGAGGGGGCTGCCAAACCTGGCCAACGCCAGATCGGCCTGCTGCCGGGCGATCACGATGTCGCTGAGCATGTGCTGTACCGCCGGGTGGCCGATAATCGCCTTGCCGCCTTGCTTGCGGATCGCCGCGTAGTCGCTTGCCCATTCCTGGCCACGGTCGAGGGCGCCGGCACCAATCGCCAGCAATCCCAGTAGGTCCAGTTTCAACAAGCGGCCGTAGAGCAGGCGCGATCGCTGCGCGTCCAGCTCGACGGTCTGCCCGCCTGCCACGGGTTGGCGGACCACAAAACCGGTCAGCTCGTCAAAGCCATGCAGGGGCACGGTGCGCACGTCCAGTATATTTCGCGCCACAAGCTGCCAGGCGACATGATCGTCATGCCAGACCGGCCGTAAGATGCTGCTCCAATCGCGCGCAGCGCAGAGGGTGACGGCGTTGGCTTTGCTATCGAGCCAGTCTGCCAGCAAGGTGAGGTCTTCCTGCCGGAGCGGCGCCCCCCGGAGCCATTTGCCCAGGCTGGTGCGGGCCAATCCGTAGTGGCCGGTCGGCGCCAGCAGCACGCCCTGCAGTTCATGTTCGTTCAGCCGGAGCTTGAGCGCCACAGCGACAAATCGGGCGAGAGCCATGCGGTGCCAGGCAAAAGCAACGCCGGGGCAGGCATGGGCGATCAGCCGCAACGCGCCGGCACTAAAGCCTAGCGCTTGCGCATCCTCGCTGTTCTCCCAGATGCCGAAGCCTTCTTCCAGGGGCGATTGGGGCAGAATGCCCAGGGCTCTGGCCTCCTCTGTCAGTTGGGCCAGCGTTTCCGGCCCGAGGGGAGACTCCGGCCTGGATGCCTGGCTGGCGATGCGCTCGCGTGCAAAGTGCCCGACCTCCTCCAAGAGCTGTCTTGTATCTTCGATATCCAGTTGCATCGCAATTGCCCCATTCACTTGAGATCGCTCTCGTGGTTTCTGGCCGACAGAAAGATGCGAAGACGTATAGGAGGGTGCGACCGGCTAAGGTCGCCTATCGAGTGTGTGGCTCGATGCTGCATGACATAGTGTCTCCGCCAGTCTCGGATCTTTGCCGTCCAGATCTGTAGGCCCATGTTAGGAGGGGGGGCATGCGGTCACCAGATTGGCAGCGGACAAAAAATCAATATTTGCGGACATTGCAGTTATTGCGGTTACTCCCGTTTGGCCGCAGGTGGACACGAGGCTGGCGGCATCGCTATATTGGAGCCGGACAAAAATCAATAATTAAGGACGTCATATCAGAGGGGGAGCGGAACGATGGATTGGGATTTCGTCCGCAATGTGACCAGTGCTCGGTTGATGGCGGAGCTGGGTGCCGACCATGGGCTGCCGCTGCGAACATGCCTGGACGGCACGGAAATCAAGGAACAGGACCTGCGTGATCCTGCGGTCCTGATCTCTGCCAGGCAGGAGCTGCGCCTGATCACCAACTTGGTCAGGCACCTTGGCCACGTGCCGGCTCTCGGCATCGAAGCCGGCAAGCGCTACCACTTCACCGCGTTCGGCGCGCTGGGCTTTGCCATGGTCAGCTGCCCGAATGGGCTCAGCGCGCTGGAGGTTGCGCTCAAATACTTTCATTTGACATTTGCCTTCACCCGCTTTGCCGTGCAACAGGTCGGCGACCAGACCCATGTGCTCATCGACGATTCGACCTTGCCGGAAGAGGTCCGTGCCTTTGTGGTGGAGCGAGACACCTCGGCCCTTGTGACTGTGCAGCGGGATCTCTTTCCAGCCAGGCCGGCGTTGAGTGAGCTGTATTTCTCTTTTCCGGCACCTGAAAGCGTCGGTGCGTATGAAGACTTTTATCGTGTCCGGCCGGTTTTTGACGCCACGTCCAACCGAGCTGTGCTGAACACCGAAGCGCTGTTGGAACCGCTCTCGCAGGCTAATGAGCTTGCCTTGCAAGCAGCGGAGGATCAGTGCAGGTCGATGCTCGACCGCTACCAGACGAGGATCGGCTTGTCCGCTAAGGTCAGGGAACAATTGATCTTGCAAGGTGGCGACATACCGGATATGGATACCGTGGCGCGGACAATGTGCATGACGCCACGCACATTGAGGCGCAGGCTGCTCGACGAGAACACAACCTTTCTGAAACTGCGGGACGAGGTTCGTTGCGCTTTGGCTGAAGAGTTGTTGGCGGAGCGTGTGCTATCAGTGGAACAAATTGCAGAGCGCTTGGGCTATGCAGATCCGACCAGTTTCATTAATGCATTTAAACGATGGAACGGAGTCACTCCACTCTCCTATCGAAAGAAATATAAAAAATAACGTGGCCGGATTAGTTCGAGACGATACAGGGGCCGAATTAAGCCTGCTGTAGGCGTTACTTCGCATTCTTTGTTCCAGTCCGCATCAAGAAGCCACCAGTATCATACGATGGAGAAGGTCAACGCTCTTGATTTGCCAATCGCTACGAAGACCACTTGACCGTCAATAGCAGTCATTGTCCTTCGGTAGTAGGTCGGTCCGTTATGACCGAGTTGTACGCATAGGCGATCCGGCAGGTATCCGAGTACAGCAGTCATCTGAATGGCTGTTCCGCCTAACTCTGAAAAGGCTGCTTCTGGCCGTTAGTGGCCATTGTATCACCATGACATGAGCGGCCGCTTCGGCCGAACTTCAGACGAATTCGCAGTAATCAAGGATGGCCATCATCAGCACTAGGGACTAAGTGTGGCCATCCGAGAGAGAGAGCGTCGAGACCTCGAAGTTGGGCTTGTAGGTGGTATGCGGATCAGGAGCAGATCACCAACTCCAACTCCAAATAGCAGGTGGGGTCCAGGCAAAACAAAGCCCTCCCGGATGGGGGAGGGCTTTGTTTGTGTGGGGCGGGGTGGTGTCAGTGCTGATGCCCGTGCTCGCCATGTACATGCTGGTGGGCAATTTCCTCGGCGGTTGCCGCACGTACGTCCACAACTTTGAGGGCGAAGCGCAGGGTTTTGCCGCAAAGTGGGTGGTTACCGTCCAGCAATACGGTTGGGCCTTTGATCTTGGTGACGAAATAGTAGCGCAGTTTGCCATCCGGGCCGGCGCGTTGGATCTGGCCGCCTACCTTGATGCCGGGCGGGAATTCGGCCTTGGGCATGGTGGTGACCAGGGCTTCGTCGCGTTCGCCGAAGGTGTCTTCGGTGGCGAGTTCCAGCGTGGTTTGAAAGCCTGATTCCTGCCCTTCAAGTGCGGCTTCCAGTTTGGGGAAGAGGTTGTCGTAATCGCCGTGCAGGTAGGAGACCGGGTTCTTGCCATCGTCGTAAACCAAACCCTGGCTGTCTGTGACTTTCATTCGCAGAGTGACGGCGGTGTTTTGGGTGATTTTCATGGCGGGCAATGGCAAATAAATTGAAGCAGGAAGGTTCGCAGTTCAGCGGGGGAGTGTCAACTGCCCAAACAGCAACGGCCCACTGGAAAGTGGGCCGTTTGTTCATATCCGAAAAAACTTAGTGGATGACTGACAGCATGTGCTTCGGCAGCCAGTCAGCTCCGCCACGCGGCCAAGCAACTAGCACGCCGCGGATCTGGTCGCATGCGACGACAGTGCCATCACACTTTTCAACATGGCCGAACGGCGTGTAATTCACACGAAACCCAGGTTGCGGTTGAACATCGTTGTTTTGAAAGAGGGACAGAAGGCTAGAGATGATTGGGGTGTCCTGGCAAGAGCGGACAGCTCCGATTCAAGCGGCCTTGGCTGAATTCCAGTACTTCCGGGTAAATTCAGCCGGCGCCAAGTAGCCAAGCCGCGAGTGACGGCGTTGGCGGTTATAGAAGATTTCGATGTACTCCCTGATCGATGCCTCCGCCTCCGCCCGCGTTGCGTAACGGCGATGGTGGACGAGCTCGTTCTTCAACGTTCCCCAGAAGCTCTCTATCGGCGCATTGTCGAAACAGTTCCCCTTGCGTGACATCGAGCTATGCATCCTGAACTGCGTCAGCAAATCCCCGTAGGCCTTGGCGCAGTATTGGCTGCCACGATCCGTATGGTGGATCAAGCCGGCCGGCGGCCGCTGGTGCTGGACCGCCCGGAACAGCGCCTTGCTGACCAGTTCGGTCGTCATCCGCGCGCCCATCGCATAGCCAACGATCTCGCAGCTAAACACATCCTTCAGTGCCGCTAGGTACAGCCAGCCCTCGTCCGTCGGGATGTACGTTATATCACCCGTCCAGACCTGATTCGGGCGGGTCGGCTCGAACACCTGACCCAAGACATTCTCCGCGACCGGCAACGAGTGGGCCGAATTGGTGGTCGCCTTGAACTTGCGCTTCTGCCGGCACCGGATGCCTATCTGGCGTCGTAAACGGTCGATGCGATCACGCCCGGCCTCAAAGCCCATCGCCGCCAGTTCTGGCTGCAAACGGCGTACGCCATAGGTTTCCCGTGTTTTGGCATGTGCCGCCCGGATCGCCACTTTCAGCCGCTCGTCCTCTTGTTCTCGCTCAGATGGGAGAACGTCCACGCCAGCCATAGTACCCAGCACGGGACACCGCTAGAACCCGGCAGGCCACCACCACCGGGAATAGGTTTCGGTGCTCTTCTATCCACGCGTACCGGGCAGTGATGCCTGAGCAAAGTACGCTGCAGCTTTTTTTATGACGTCTCGCTCCAGGCGTGCCTCTGCCAACTCCTTGCGCAGCTTGGCGTTCTCTGCTTCCAGCTCCGTGACACTGCGCGCCCCCGGCGCCGGTTGGTCACCGCCAGACCTCGCCGCTACAACCCAGTTAGCCAATGTACCCTTGGGGATACCCAGCCGCCTGGCCGCCCCTTCAAGGCTGAGCCCTTGCTCAAGTACCAGCTTTACCGCCTCAGAACGGAACTCTACTGGATATGTCTTTCTGGTCTTCATTTCACACTCCCGATTGTCAATGGTAACAATCGGAACTGTCCGCGGGAATCAGGCTACCCCAGATGTATTTCATTTTCGGTAGTGGACGTACTTTGGTTTCTGAATTTCTAGACACATTATAGCGGCCTGTTGTGCGATGCAACATAATGAATGCGACAATTTTGTTCGTATGCGATCATTGTGTTGTAACTTTGCGAACATTCTGCGCTCGTGGCGAAGATGGCAGGTTAGTGAGCCGGAGGTGGGCCAGGAATAAAGGGGTAAGTGTAGAGGGGGGGGGGGGGGGGGGGGGGGGGGGGGTGGCAAGGCGCGGTTTGAGCTCGTGTGCCAGACGATGTCTGGAGAGGTCCAACCTTGTCCAACTCAAGCCATTAGAGGATGGCCTACGGAATGGCATACTGGAAAAGATAAAAAGCAAAAAGCCCTGAAAAATCAGGGCTTTTTGCTTTTTATCTGGCGGAAGCGGTGAGATTCGAACTCACGGAAGGCTCACACCTTCGGCGGTTTTCAAGACCGCTGCCTTAAACCACTCGGCCACGCTTCCAGATCGGAATGAGGACGGAATATTACCGTTTGTTTCCGCTTTTGGCTAGCCTCAGGTGTTGAGCGCCAGCATTTCGGCGGCGTGCCGGCGCGTGGTGTCGGTGATGTCGACGCCACCCAGCATGCGGGCGATTTCCAGTACCCGCTCTTCGGCGCCGAGCGGCTGGATCTGGCTCAGTACCTTGCCCTGGTGTTCGGCCTTGCTGACCTGCCAGTGGGTGGCGGCGCAGGAGGCGACTTGCGGCAGGTGGGTGATGCACAGCACCTGATAGCGTTCGCCCAACTGGCGCAGCAGCTTGCCGATGACCTCGGCCACGCGGCCGCCGATGCCGACGTCCACTTCGTCGAAGATCAGCGTCGGCACGCTGGCGACCTGGCTGATTACCACCTGCATCGCCAGGCTGATGCGCGACAGTTCGCCGCCGGAGGCGACCTTGGCCAGCGAGCGCAGGCTGGTGCCGGCGTTGGCGGCCACCAGGTATTCGACCGATTCCAGGCCGTAGGCGGTGGGGTCGCCCAGCGGCGCCAGTTCGATGGCGAAGCGGGCGCCACCCATCGCCAGGTTCTGCATTTCGCCGGAGATGCGTTCGGACAATTCGGCGGCGGCCTGGCGGCGTTTGCCGGACAGGGCTTCGGCCAGGGTGCGGTAGCGCGCCAGGCAGCTCGATTCGGCGACGGCGAGCGCTTCGATGTCGGTCGAGGCTTCCAGCTCGGCCAGTTGCCGCTGCCAGTCGGCGAGCTTTTCCGGCAGGTCCTGCGGCTGGAGCCGGTACTTGCGGGCCGCGCTCATCAGGGTGTCGATGCGGCGTTCCATGTCGGCCAGTTGGGCCGGGTCTTCGTCGATGCTGTCCGCGTAATCGCGCAGGCCGTAGACGACCTCGCGCAGTTCGGCGTCGACCGAGTCGAGCAGCGATAGGCTGTCGGTGAGGCGCGGGTCAAGGTGGGACAGCTTGCTCAGCCGGCTCTGTACCTGGGCCAGGATGGACAGGCAGTTGCCGTCCATTTCGGACAGGGCATCGACCGCCAACT is a genomic window containing:
- a CDS encoding acetoacetate decarboxylase family protein — its product is MSHTVWQKDMFFQYPRTPLMTSEGGVDMPILYYDNSVLMAMFRVDYDKAQALVAGQGMQAVRFFGGKALAVVAFYQYRETSIADYNEVGVAIAAVPKGTAVPSFPMLSMLNSLDKAAVGFCVIDLPVTTPAACAAGKEIWGYPKFVTPIRFSLQGSRFDGAVSAPDTGKDLMQFSGKVGMGVPAPLLDLVLYSHHNGQMLRTLVNTRGGCRASLPGSLRIRVSESTHPMAQRLKALGLHNAKPLLVFRSHALQVRLNAGAALP
- a CDS encoding acyl-CoA dehydrogenase family protein; protein product: MTTHVHSLDGHLPADHRLSPHWQYANLPLIGRTLTHYPIDDLWQTDFHRLPKALGKLRARARAFAEQYLAPAAHELDLAPHLPAGQCHPLAEQIMRAAGKQGWLSYFMPAPFGNMPWRAVPHAPIWQSCLVLEEFSRACGGLMLLLSAHHLGCMPLILSGEAGTILRHLLPVYRSCERGEPHLVAFAITEPGAGSDAEEGHGAQVYRPGVVATPTAGGYLLNGRKCFISGGDLAKSATVFAALQGEGMESWTCFYVDCSTPGYKVVRTELKMGMRASGAAEIELTDVFVPGDRVIGGLRKGWALNRATLNASRIPVASMGLGFARAATETAIEFARRYRLGGKPLIHYQDVQLHLATMVAETRAMRSLIWQEAKAAWRPRQLNASLCKFHVTDRAQHVCEMGLDLLADHGGLHEHKLEKIFRDVRLTRIFEGTNQINRLSLIEDWQAQLLDLNQNVGV
- a CDS encoding acyl-CoA dehydrogenase family protein encodes the protein MQLDIEDTRQLLEEVGHFARERIASQASRPESPLGPETLAQLTEEARALGILPQSPLEEGFGIWENSEDAQALGFSAGALRLIAHACPGVAFAWHRMALARFVAVALKLRLNEHELQGVLLAPTGHYGLARTSLGKWLRGAPLRQEDLTLLADWLDSKANAVTLCAARDWSSILRPVWHDDHVAWQLVARNILDVRTVPLHGFDELTGFVVRQPVAGGQTVELDAQRSRLLYGRLLKLDLLGLLAIGAGALDRGQEWASDYAAIRKQGGKAIIGHPAVQHMLSDIVIARQQADLALARFGSPLDELDLGSVAATRASIGTALCHAANQVIQIHGGIGYMRDAGPEKLVRDQNMLKFTSGGVRDIPSFLAGWYGAY
- a CDS encoding AraC family transcriptional regulator; this encodes MDWDFVRNVTSARLMAELGADHGLPLRTCLDGTEIKEQDLRDPAVLISARQELRLITNLVRHLGHVPALGIEAGKRYHFTAFGALGFAMVSCPNGLSALEVALKYFHLTFAFTRFAVQQVGDQTHVLIDDSTLPEEVRAFVVERDTSALVTVQRDLFPARPALSELYFSFPAPESVGAYEDFYRVRPVFDATSNRAVLNTEALLEPLSQANELALQAAEDQCRSMLDRYQTRIGLSAKVREQLILQGGDIPDMDTVARTMCMTPRTLRRRLLDENTTFLKLRDEVRCALAEELLAERVLSVEQIAERLGYADPTSFINAFKRWNGVTPLSYRKKYKK
- a CDS encoding peptidylprolyl isomerase; this translates as MKITQNTAVTLRMKVTDSQGLVYDDGKNPVSYLHGDYDNLFPKLEAALEGQESGFQTTLELATEDTFGERDEALVTTMPKAEFPPGIKVGGQIQRAGPDGKLRYYFVTKIKGPTVLLDGNHPLCGKTLRFALKVVDVRAATAEEIAHQHVHGEHGHQH
- the recN gene encoding DNA repair protein RecN gives rise to the protein MLLTLNVKDFVIVDRLALDFSAGFTVLTGETGAGKSIILDALGLLLGDRADGTMVREGTDRAEISAQFALTHLPELRAWLHDNALDSDEDELLLRRLVDRSGRSKGFINGQPATLAQLKQVGDFLVDIHGQHAHQSLTRPETQRQLLDAYAGSLALARDVEAAWLALHQARRAREEAEKKSREFEVERERLSWQINELSELQLQPDEWTGLNQAHSRFANAAELAQSAQLAVDALSEMDGNCLSILAQVQSRLSKLSHLDPRLTDSLSLLDSVDAELREVVYGLRDYADSIDEDPAQLADMERRIDTLMSAARKYRLQPQDLPEKLADWQRQLAELEASTDIEALAVAESSCLARYRTLAEALSGKRRQAAAELSERISGEMQNLAMGGARFAIELAPLGDPTAYGLESVEYLVAANAGTSLRSLAKVASGGELSRISLAMQVVISQVASVPTLIFDEVDVGIGGRVAEVIGKLLRQLGERYQVLCITHLPQVASCAATHWQVSKAEHQGKVLSQIQPLGAEERVLEIARMLGGVDITDTTRRHAAEMLALNT